The proteins below are encoded in one region of Pseudoalteromonas ulvae UL12:
- a CDS encoding peroxiredoxin-like family protein, whose amino-acid sequence MKYIYLAILMFISPLTLSAEAFNIKASAEQVSPLLPGLTVPNSQVLNPQGKALSTDSLFAKKPTVLVVYRGGWCPFCSRQLMGLQQITSKLEALGLQVVAISPEKPSVLKTSKLGAGYQLLSDIDLSFSQKMGLAFYLEDKTAQIYRDKLGVNFVGIDGKTQVALPVPAVFLIDTRAMVHFQYTNPNYKVRLSNDVLLSAAQQMIKDTQAL is encoded by the coding sequence ATGAAATATATTTATTTAGCTATTTTGATGTTTATTAGCCCTCTGACCCTCAGTGCTGAAGCGTTTAATATTAAAGCCTCAGCAGAGCAAGTCAGTCCGCTGCTACCGGGTTTAACAGTACCAAATAGTCAGGTACTCAATCCGCAAGGCAAAGCGCTTTCTACTGATTCCCTTTTCGCTAAAAAGCCAACTGTGCTGGTTGTGTATCGCGGTGGTTGGTGTCCATTTTGCAGTCGCCAATTAATGGGGTTACAGCAAATAACCAGTAAACTTGAAGCGCTAGGGCTACAAGTCGTTGCTATTTCGCCAGAAAAACCCTCTGTTTTAAAAACCAGCAAGCTCGGTGCAGGCTATCAATTACTGTCTGATATTGACTTAAGTTTTAGTCAAAAAATGGGATTGGCTTTTTATCTAGAAGATAAAACAGCGCAAATATACCGAGATAAACTTGGCGTCAATTTTGTCGGGATCGATGGGAAGACTCAAGTCGCCTTGCCTGTGCCTGCAGTCTTTTTAATCGACACACGTGCCATGGTGCACTTTCAATATACTAACCCTAATTACAAAGTACGTTTAAGCAACGATGTCCTTCTCAGTGCTGCACAACAAATGATCAAAGATACGCAAGCTCTTTAA
- the ompR gene encoding osmolarity response regulator transcription factor OmpR, translating into MTMGHETTKILVVDDDMRLRSLLERYLVEQGYIVRSAANSEQMDRLLERENFHLLVLDLMLPGEDGLSICRRLRQKENDIPIVMLTAKGDEVDRIIGLELGADDYIPKPFNPRELLARIKAILRRRSKDVPGAPTAEENLITFGEFTLNLATREMGKGDEVISLTSGEFAVLKALVTHPREPLSRDKLMNLARGRDYSALERSIDVQVSRLRRMVEVDPASPRYIQTVWGLGYVFVPDGDK; encoded by the coding sequence ATGACTATGGGACATGAAACTACCAAAATTTTAGTTGTTGATGATGACATGCGTCTTCGCAGTCTATTAGAGCGCTATTTGGTTGAACAGGGATACATTGTTCGCTCAGCCGCTAATTCTGAACAGATGGATCGTTTGTTAGAGCGTGAGAATTTTCATTTGTTGGTCTTAGATTTAATGTTACCAGGGGAAGATGGCTTATCTATTTGTCGTCGCTTGAGACAAAAAGAGAATGACATTCCTATTGTGATGCTTACTGCAAAAGGTGATGAAGTCGATCGTATCATTGGCTTAGAGCTTGGTGCAGATGATTATATTCCAAAGCCGTTTAACCCTCGTGAATTACTCGCACGCATTAAAGCGATATTAAGACGTCGTTCTAAAGATGTGCCAGGAGCACCAACCGCAGAAGAAAACTTGATTACGTTTGGTGAGTTTACTTTAAATCTAGCGACCCGAGAAATGGGCAAAGGGGATGAAGTGATTTCGCTGACCAGTGGTGAGTTTGCGGTTCTAAAAGCCTTAGTAACACACCCAAGAGAGCCATTGAGTCGCGATAAGTTGATGAATTTGGCCCGAGGTCGCGATTACAGTGCACTTGAGCGCAGTATTGATGTGCAAGTATCGCGTTTGCGTCGAATGGTTGAGGTCGACCCTGCAAGCCCTCGATATATTCAAACCGTTTGGGGTTTAGGTTACGTATTTGTGCCTGACGGTGATAAATAA
- a CDS encoding Tex family protein: MTTISQQLAHELNASQQQVVAATKLLDEGATVPFIARYRKEVTGGLDDTQLRLLEQRLGYLRELNERREFILNTINEQGKLSDALASDIQSAQSKTELEDLYLPYKPKRRTKGQIAIEAGLAPLAETLYSNNDLDPNVTARDFINTQAGIADEKAALDGAKFILMERFAEDAKLLAKLRAHLKQHAFIESKLIAGKEKEASKYQDYFAHSELLSKVPSHRALAMLRARNEGFINLELNPDPQSESPHEVCSNMIAQHFKLDTQNNANSAWLLTVVQWTWKVKLKLHLENEFLASMREKAETAAIDVFAKNLKDLLMAAPAGAKTTLGLDPGLRTGVKVAVVDQTGKLLATNTIFPHAPQNHWEKSLRTLAQICRQHKVELVAIGNGTGSRETDKLVAELIKAESDLKLNKIVVSEAGASVYSASEFAANEFPDLDVSLRGAVSIARRLQDPLAELVKIEPKSIGVGQYQHDVSQSQLGQSLVAVVEDCVNAVGVNVNMASVPLLTRVSGLNKTLAQNIVRFRDEHGEFNSRTELKKVERLGPKAFEQAAGFLRINQGKDPLDASAVHPEAYSVVKKMAQSSQVEVAALIGNSEVLKALNPGDFTSEEFGVPTITDIIGELDKPGRDPRPEFKTASFKEGVEKVSDLKPGMILEGVVSNVANFGAFVDVGVHQDGLVHISAITNKFISDPREVVKAGDIVKVKVLEVDASRNRISFTMRLNDDLPAPQSKGQSAPAKKSGHHAASKPARAKKEMPNPAFGNAFADAFAKAKTKK, translated from the coding sequence ATGACCACAATCTCACAGCAGCTAGCACACGAATTAAACGCATCTCAACAACAAGTCGTTGCCGCCACCAAATTACTCGATGAAGGTGCAACGGTGCCATTCATCGCTCGATACCGTAAAGAAGTAACCGGCGGCTTAGATGACACACAACTGCGTTTATTAGAGCAACGCTTAGGTTATTTGAGAGAATTAAATGAACGCAGAGAGTTCATACTCAATACCATTAACGAACAAGGCAAGCTCAGCGATGCTTTAGCCAGTGATATTCAAAGCGCGCAAAGTAAAACAGAATTAGAAGACTTATATTTACCTTATAAACCAAAACGCCGCACTAAAGGTCAAATAGCCATTGAAGCAGGGTTAGCACCACTTGCTGAAACGCTCTACAGCAACAACGATCTTGACCCTAATGTGACCGCTCGAGATTTCATCAACACTCAAGCTGGTATTGCTGATGAAAAAGCAGCTCTTGATGGCGCTAAGTTCATTTTAATGGAACGCTTTGCTGAAGATGCCAAGTTACTTGCCAAACTACGCGCCCACTTAAAACAACATGCATTTATTGAAAGCAAATTGATCGCAGGTAAAGAAAAAGAAGCCTCTAAATATCAAGATTATTTTGCTCATAGCGAGTTGCTTAGTAAAGTGCCTTCTCACCGAGCATTGGCCATGTTACGTGCCCGTAACGAAGGTTTTATTAATTTAGAACTCAACCCTGATCCTCAGTCTGAGTCTCCGCACGAAGTATGCAGCAACATGATTGCTCAACACTTTAAGCTCGACACTCAAAATAACGCAAACAGTGCATGGTTACTGACCGTCGTGCAATGGACATGGAAAGTTAAACTAAAACTGCATTTAGAAAATGAGTTTTTAGCCAGCATGCGCGAAAAAGCAGAAACGGCTGCGATTGATGTATTTGCAAAAAACTTAAAAGACCTGCTGATGGCTGCACCTGCCGGTGCTAAAACCACCTTAGGACTCGATCCTGGCTTACGTACAGGTGTGAAAGTTGCAGTGGTTGATCAAACAGGTAAATTACTTGCTACCAACACTATTTTCCCTCATGCACCGCAAAATCACTGGGAAAAGTCATTACGAACACTGGCACAAATTTGCCGTCAGCATAAGGTTGAATTAGTCGCGATTGGCAACGGCACTGGCTCTCGAGAAACCGATAAACTCGTAGCTGAACTCATCAAAGCTGAGTCCGATTTAAAGCTCAATAAAATCGTCGTCAGCGAAGCCGGAGCGTCAGTATATTCAGCCTCTGAATTTGCAGCAAACGAGTTTCCTGATTTAGATGTATCGTTGCGTGGGGCGGTCTCCATTGCTCGTCGCTTACAAGATCCTCTTGCTGAACTCGTTAAAATTGAGCCTAAGTCGATTGGTGTGGGCCAATATCAGCACGATGTGTCACAGAGCCAGTTGGGTCAAAGCTTAGTTGCTGTTGTTGAAGACTGTGTAAACGCTGTAGGTGTCAACGTCAACATGGCCTCAGTGCCATTACTGACCCGTGTGTCAGGTTTAAATAAAACCTTAGCGCAAAACATTGTTCGCTTTCGTGATGAGCATGGTGAATTCAATAGCAGAACCGAACTCAAAAAAGTAGAGCGTTTAGGTCCTAAAGCCTTTGAACAAGCCGCTGGTTTCTTGCGTATCAATCAAGGTAAAGATCCGCTAGATGCATCTGCTGTGCATCCTGAAGCTTACTCAGTGGTCAAAAAGATGGCTCAATCAAGCCAAGTTGAAGTGGCTGCTTTAATTGGTAACAGTGAGGTATTAAAAGCGCTGAATCCAGGTGACTTCACCTCTGAAGAGTTTGGTGTGCCTACCATTACCGATATTATTGGTGAACTCGACAAACCAGGGCGCGATCCTCGCCCTGAATTCAAAACAGCCTCATTTAAAGAAGGCGTGGAAAAAGTATCCGATTTAAAACCAGGCATGATCTTAGAGGGTGTCGTATCAAACGTCGCTAACTTTGGTGCGTTTGTTGATGTCGGTGTTCATCAAGATGGTTTAGTGCACATATCGGCCATTACCAACAAGTTTATTTCCGATCCACGTGAAGTGGTCAAAGCCGGTGATATTGTCAAAGTCAAAGTGCTTGAAGTCGATGCATCTCGTAATCGCATTAGCTTTACGATGCGTTTAAATGATGACTTACCTGCGCCGCAGAGTAAGGGACAATCTGCGCCAGCGAAAAAGTCTGGGCATCATGCAGCCAGTAAACCTGCCAGAGCGAAAAAAGAGATGCCAAACCCAGCGTTTGGTAATGCCTTTGCCGATGCCTTTGCCAAAGCAAAAACTAAAAAATAA
- the envZ gene encoding two-component system sensor histidine kinase EnvZ: MRIFPRSAFGQTVFLVGALLLINQIVSYISVTFYVVKPTIEQVNLMLAKQVKTVFIGVEDGVEVSADISQKFYEATGVEVLSEYDAMQQGLEFASEYPMLSRIMTEQLGGQSHVRISQSDTLVYWVEPPQMPGYWVRVPLMGFKETNLEFLSFYLACIGVLSVLGGWLFATHLNRPLKELQQAAMKVAVGDFSSQVKEQGSTEVIEVTKAFNQMSRGIAALEEDRRLLMAGVSHDLRTPLTRIRLATEMMAENEDYLRDGIIADIEDMNAIIDQFIEYLRHHKLADLQSEDLNALVAEVISSGQQHHRTITSDLNDSIANVPLSHVAIKRVITNMIENALRYSDGDIHVVTGIEKNKKYAFVAVQDKGPGIPENELERVFQPFTQGDLARGSEGSGLGLAIIKRIVDMHQGKVTLRNLPEGGLEAKVSFLFKH, translated from the coding sequence ATGCGAATATTTCCACGTAGTGCATTTGGGCAAACTGTTTTTTTAGTCGGCGCTTTACTGCTGATTAATCAGATTGTGTCTTACATATCAGTGACGTTTTATGTGGTCAAACCAACCATAGAGCAAGTTAATTTGATGCTCGCAAAGCAAGTTAAAACGGTGTTCATTGGAGTTGAAGATGGCGTTGAAGTTTCTGCGGATATTTCGCAAAAATTTTATGAGGCCACAGGTGTAGAAGTGCTCAGTGAGTACGATGCGATGCAGCAAGGGTTGGAGTTTGCATCAGAATACCCAATGTTGTCACGTATTATGACCGAGCAACTCGGTGGACAGTCGCATGTTCGTATTAGTCAATCAGATACATTGGTTTATTGGGTTGAGCCACCCCAAATGCCCGGTTATTGGGTGCGGGTGCCACTGATGGGATTTAAAGAAACTAATCTTGAGTTTTTGTCTTTTTATTTGGCGTGTATTGGTGTGCTCAGTGTGTTGGGTGGGTGGTTATTTGCAACCCACCTTAATCGGCCTTTGAAAGAGCTCCAGCAAGCTGCAATGAAAGTCGCTGTGGGGGATTTTTCTTCACAAGTAAAAGAACAAGGCTCAACAGAAGTCATTGAAGTAACAAAAGCCTTTAATCAAATGTCCCGAGGGATTGCAGCACTTGAAGAAGATCGACGCTTATTAATGGCGGGTGTGTCCCATGACTTACGAACGCCGCTAACCCGAATCCGTTTGGCGACAGAAATGATGGCTGAAAATGAAGATTATCTTCGTGATGGGATCATTGCAGATATCGAAGATATGAATGCGATTATTGATCAGTTTATTGAGTATTTGCGCCATCATAAGCTGGCTGACTTACAATCAGAGGATCTCAATGCGTTGGTAGCAGAAGTTATTAGCTCAGGGCAACAGCATCACCGAACGATCACTTCGGACCTCAATGACAGCATTGCGAATGTGCCGTTGAGTCATGTGGCCATTAAGCGTGTTATCACCAATATGATTGAAAATGCGTTGCGTTATTCTGATGGTGATATTCATGTTGTGACAGGGATTGAAAAAAACAAAAAATATGCGTTTGTCGCAGTGCAAGATAAAGGGCCTGGGATCCCAGAGAATGAGTTAGAGCGGGTTTTTCAGCCTTTCACACAAGGTGATTTAGCCCGAGGTAGTGAAGGCAGTGGTTTAGGCCTGGCAATCATTAAGCGGATTGTCGATATGCATCAGGGAAAAGTTACACTTAGAAACTTGCCAGAAGGTGGGTTAGAAGCAAAGGTGAGTTTTTTGTTTAAGCACTAA
- the greB gene encoding transcription elongation factor GreB, whose translation MKKSNYITREGYDCLERELRYLWKEERPRITKSVSEAAALGDRSENAEYIYGKRRLREIDRRVRFLNKRLEELQVVYPSPQQEGKAYFGAFVTVEKDAEEEIEYQLVGPDEFDLRQGKLSIDSPFARAILGKKVDDEFEFSSAAGVSEYYIVAIRYK comes from the coding sequence ATGAAGAAGTCCAATTATATCACACGAGAAGGCTATGATTGCCTTGAAAGAGAGCTGCGCTATTTGTGGAAAGAAGAGCGGCCACGGATCACTAAATCAGTGTCTGAAGCAGCAGCTTTAGGCGATCGTTCAGAAAATGCAGAATACATTTATGGTAAACGACGCTTGCGAGAAATCGACCGTCGCGTTCGTTTTCTAAATAAACGACTTGAAGAATTACAGGTTGTATATCCGTCACCTCAGCAAGAAGGAAAAGCGTATTTTGGTGCTTTTGTCACCGTTGAGAAAGATGCTGAAGAGGAGATTGAATATCAATTAGTTGGGCCTGATGAATTCGACTTGCGCCAAGGAAAATTAAGTATCGATTCGCCGTTTGCACGAGCGATTTTAGGTAAAAAAGTCGATGATGAATTTGAATTTAGTTCTGCTGCAGGCGTATCTGAATATTACATAGTGGCAATTCGTTATAAATAA
- a CDS encoding dUTP diphosphatase: protein MSADISKLATMLEMQNAMNTKIHPQWFEQGFEWYRAIWVECAEMLDHYGWKWWKKQTPDTDQVILELVDIFHFGIAMRIDGQTSYHTLAEQLFADISQPVVADDFKQTLELLAGAAVMEKRFDAAAFAGCMQQIGMSLDDLYRGYVGKNTLNFFRQDHGYKDGSYIKVWNGQEDNEHLVEVVKSLDTSHPEFAKQVYQGLEARYPA, encoded by the coding sequence ATGTCTGCAGATATTTCAAAATTAGCGACCATGCTTGAAATGCAAAATGCGATGAACACTAAAATTCATCCGCAGTGGTTCGAGCAGGGCTTTGAATGGTATCGAGCAATTTGGGTTGAATGTGCCGAAATGCTTGATCACTATGGTTGGAAATGGTGGAAAAAACAAACCCCCGATACCGATCAAGTCATCTTAGAGTTAGTGGACATCTTTCATTTTGGCATTGCGATGCGTATTGATGGTCAAACAAGTTATCACACTTTAGCAGAGCAACTCTTTGCTGATATTTCCCAACCGGTTGTTGCCGATGATTTTAAGCAAACATTAGAGTTATTAGCGGGCGCTGCTGTTATGGAAAAACGTTTTGATGCGGCCGCTTTTGCGGGTTGTATGCAACAAATTGGCATGAGTTTAGATGACTTATACCGAGGTTATGTGGGTAAGAATACGCTTAACTTTTTTCGTCAAGACCATGGCTATAAAGATGGTAGCTACATCAAGGTATGGAATGGCCAAGAAGATAACGAGCATTTAGTTGAAGTGGTGAAATCTCTTGATACTTCACACCCTGAGTTTGCAAAGCAAGTCTATCAGGGTTTAGAAGCCCGCTATCCAGCTTAA